Proteins encoded together in one Chrysemys picta bellii isolate R12L10 chromosome 22, ASM1138683v2, whole genome shotgun sequence window:
- the RNF41 gene encoding E3 ubiquitin-protein ligase NRDP1, giving the protein MGYDVARFQGDVDEDLICPICSGVLEEPVQAPHCEHAFCNACITQWFSQQQTCPVDRSVVTVAHLRPVPRIMRNMLSKLQITCDNAVFGCTAVVRLDNLMSHLNDCEHNPKRPVTCEQGCGLEMPKDELPTHNCIKHLRSVVQQQQTRIAELEKTSAEHKHQLAEQKRDIQLLKAYMRAIRSVNPNLQNLEETIEYNEILEWVNSLQPARVTRWGGMISTPDAVLQAVIKRSLMESGCPTSIINELIENAHERNWPQGLATLETRQMNRRYYENYVAKRIPGKQAVVVMACENQHMGEDMVLEPGLVMIFAHGVEEI; this is encoded by the exons ATGGGGTATGATGTAGCCCGCTTTCAGGGGGATGTGGACGAAGACCTTATATGCCCCATCTGCAGCGGAGTCCTGGAGGAGCCGGTGCAG GCCCCTCACTGTGAACACGCCTTCTGCAATGCCTGCATCACCCAGTGGTTCTCCCAGCAGCAGACCTGCCCCGTGGACCGCAGCGTAGTCACTGTGGCCcacctccgccccgtgccccggaTCATGCGGAACATGCTCTCCAAGCTGCAGATCACCTGCGACAACGCGGTTTTCGGCTGCACGGCGGTCGTGCGACTCGACAACCTGATGTCTCACCTCAATGACTGTGAGCATAATCCAAAGCGGCCGGTGACGTGCGAGCAAGGATGCGG cttgGAAATGCCCAAAGACGAGCTGCCAACTCACAACTGCATCAAGCACTTAAGGTcggtggtgcagcagcagcagacgaGAATTGCTGAGCTGGAGAAGACTTCAGCGGAGCACAAGCATCAGCTAGCCGAGCAG AAACGGGACATCCAGCTGCTGAAGGCCTACATGCGAGCCATCCGCAGCGTCAACCCCAACCTGCAGAACCTGGAAGAGACCATTGAATACAACGAAATCCTAGA GTGGGTGAACTCCTTGCAGCCTGCCCGGGTGACGCGATGGGGCGGGATGATCTCCACACCGGACGCCGTCCTCCAGGCGGTCATCAAGCGCTCACTGATGGAAAGCGGGTGCCCCACGTCCATCATCAACGAGCTGATCGAGAACGCCCATGAGCGGAACTGGCCGCAGGGCCTGGCCACCCTGGAAACCCGCCAGATGAACCGGCGCTATTATGAGAACTACGTGGCCAAGCGCATCCCCGGCAAGCAGGCCGTGGTGGTGATGGCCTGCGAGAACCAGCACATGGGGGAGGACATGGTGCTCGAGCCGGGACTGGTGATGATATTTGCACACGGAGTGGAGGAGATCTAA